A region of Coccinella septempunctata chromosome 5, icCocSept1.1, whole genome shotgun sequence DNA encodes the following proteins:
- the LOC123314325 gene encoding transient receptor potential cation channel protein painless, producing MDDRKTLSRNNSICPTPEELLLDAVKSNKIQKIKTLVKENERLLSAEYPYPYFGKILYVACSEQGISPETVQLLLQLGAKPFEETEGQGELIHVVSRLCNSQVLKVLIRYLTREEINHTFRGNNALLVLVKEGDYTNRTDFLECARILIKSGVNVNHADLKNLTAVLWAIKKDYRDFIEVLLNNSFDLDIDNYTMNGKSARELIISKYPSELVLPDNFTTISSPKDLLFNYLKSYNEDAFVNYNQGDLSQYKDSDDYTQTLLQLSCQLGLVKATRHLLENKADVRKITDKQPCTPLELAGENGNFKIVELLLEHDKNLRVPSSTLSILLNKMNLSESADNYERCFEELLKNQDETSLNSASDNNFQQTPLHFAVKFAKPKHVLELLRKGSSLANRNEFGIMAIENIEADVLEQHLDDCVDINDIDKNNVYVTLKYRTLLPSPVQQSSGLNYCEEGKPVFSQNLAPETDALLYMCKAPYLKHLLTHPVIDTFLLLKWHKINMIFYTNLVFYALFISSLLTYIFTSYGNFHYIPENEFSLSAIAQVSHFILCLTYVLLVIRELFQILVNPMGYYKDVDNWLEMILIFLVGFIIFVRDPSNDSRKQLSSLAILLSTFELVLMVGQHPRLTTNVVMFKRVSTNFIKFLSWYFLLIAAFAMSFYILFSESVAENAEGETENPLNEENNEEETNFFINPGVALFKTLVMLTGEFDASDMNFHHFPITSKVIFIMFVLMIALILLNLLNGLAVSDTQTIKNDAECVGLMARTEHIHYMESMVLGNIIPSTFLNLLNKIFCCLPFQQNLNITLSQPLSKHISLYPKTEITIPMSNDFEMMKVDKKGSRKESALSVFNSLKLDKKIRRKIRKVMQNQRMVSNEIYVKNKIKQIENEQAAILAILHEINKKLDAESLNYNS from the coding sequence ATGGATGACAGGAAGACCTTATCCCGCAACAACAGCATATGCCCAACCCCAGAAGAACTCCTCCTGGATGCGGTCAAGTCCAACAAGATACAAAAGATCAAGACATTGGTCAAGGAAAATGAAAGACTCTTATCAGCTGAATATCCCTACCCCTACTTTGGCAAAATCTTGTACGTCGCATGTTCAGAACAAGGAATATCCCCAGAAACTGTCCAACTTCTACTGCAATTGGGAGCAAAACCTTTCGAAGAAACTGAGGGTCAAGGTGAACTCATCCATGTAGTGTCCAGACTTTGCAATTCCCAAGTCCTCAAGGTCCTAATCAGGTATTTGACTCGAGAGGAAATAAACCACACCTTCAGAGGTAATAACGCTCTGTTGGTGTTGGTCAAAGAAGGAGATTACACCAATAGGACTGACTTTCTTGAATGTGCCAGAATCTTGATAAAATCAGGAGTCAACGTTAATCATGCAGATTTGAAAAATCTAACTGCAGTTCTTTGGGCTATCAAGAAAGATTACAGAGACTTTATCGAGGTACTTCTGAACAACAGTTTCGATTTGGACATCGACAATTACACAATGAATGGAAAAAGTGCCAGGGAactgataatatccaaatatccAAGCGAGCTTGTTCTCCCGGATAACTTCACCACTATTTCAAGCCCAAAAGACCTTCTTTTCAACTATTTGAAGTCCTACAACGAAGACGCTTTCGTAAATTACAACCAAGGTGATCTCTCCCAGTACAAAGATTCCGACGACTATACCCAGACCCTTCTACAATTGAGCTGCCAACTGGGACTAGTGAAAGCTACAAGACACCTCTTAGAAAACAAGGCAGACGTTCGAAAAATCACGGACAAACAACCATGCACCCCTTTGGAACTGGCAGGcgaaaatggaaatttcaaaatcgtcgaACTTCTCTTAGAACACGATAAAAATTTGAGGGTTCCCAGTTCAACACTGTCCATCTTGTTGAACAAGATGAATTTGAGCGAATCCGCCGATAACTACGAGAGATGCTTCGAGGAATTGCTGAAGAACCAGGACGAGACGTCTCTGAATTCAGCCTCCGATAATAATTTCCAACAGACGCCACTTCACTTCGCCGTAAAGTTCGCAAAGCCGAAACACGTGTTGGAACTTCTTCGTAAAGGGTCTTCTCTGGCCAACAGAAACGAATTTGGCATAATGGCTATAGAGAACATCGAAGCAGATGTTCTGGAGCAACATCTGGATGATTGCGTGGACATCAACGATATCGACAAGAATAATGTTTATGTCACTTTGAAGTATCGTACATTGCTTCCATCTCCAGTTCAACAAAGCTCCGGTCTTAACTATTGCGAAGAGGGAAAACCTGTTTTCTCTCAAAACCTTGCACCAGAAACAGACGCCTTGCTGTATATGTGCAAAGCCCCATATTTGAAACACCTCTTAACTCACCCTGTAATCGATACATTCCTGCTTTTGAAGTGGCATAAGATCAACATGATCTTCTATACCAATCTAGTTTTTTACGCTCTTTTTATCTCTTCGCTTTTAACTTACATATTCACATCGTATGGAAATTTCCACTATATCCCCGAAAACGAATTTTCCTTATCCGCCATTGCCCAAGTCAGTCATTTCATACTTTGCTTAACCTATGTTCTACTTGTTATCAGGGAACTTTTTCAAATCCTAGTTAATCCGATGGGTTATTATAAAGATGTGGATAACTGGTTGGAAATGATATTGATTTTCCTAGTTGGTTTCATAATTTTTGTTAGAGACCCTTCGAACGATTCAAGAAAACAGTTATCTTCCCTTGCAATCTTATTGTCTACCTTCGAGCTAGTTTTGATGGTAGGACAGCATCCCAGATTAACCACCAACGTGGTTATGTTTAAAAGAGTATCGACCAATTTCATCAAGTTCCTCTCATGGTATTTTCTTCTGATTGCTGCTTTCGCCATGAGTTTCTACATACTATTCAGTGAAAGTGTGGCGGAAAACGCAGAAGGGGAAACGGAAAATCCATTAAACGAGGAAAATAACGAAGAAGAGACCAATTTCTTCATAAATCCTGGTGTGGCCCTTTTCAAGACTTTAGTGATGTTGACTGGGGAATTCGACGCAAGCGATATGAATTTCCACCACTTTCCCATCACCAGCAAAGTGATTTTCATCATGTTCGTCTTGATGATCGCCCTGATCCTCTTGAACCTGCTCAACGGTCTTGCGGTTAGTGACACGCAAACGATAAAAAATGACGCTGAGTGTGTTGGACTGATGGCCAGGACAGAGCATATTCACTACATGGAAAGCATGGTTTTAGGTAACATCATTCCCTCTACATTCCTCAACTTATTGAATAAAATCTTTTGTTGTCTACCCTTCCAACAAAATCTGAACATCACCTTGAGCCAACCTCTCTCCAAACACATCAGTTTGTACCCGAAGACTGAAATCACCATCCCAATGTCCAACGATTTTGAGATGATGAAAGTAGATAAGAAAGGTAGCAGGAAAGAGAGCGCTTTGTCGGTGTTCAATTCCCTCAAGTTGGATAAAAAGATACGCAGAAAGATCAGGAAGGTTATGCAGAATCAAAGGATGGTAAGCAACGAAATCTAcgtgaaaaacaaaataaagcaGATAGAAAACGAACAAGCGGCAATCCTAGCGATTCTTCATGAGATCAACAAAAAATTGGACGCTGAAAGTTTGAATTATAACTCGTGA
- the LOC123314329 gene encoding serine/arginine-rich splicing factor 7-like has product MSRYNLDCKVYVGDLGNNASKQELEDAFGYYGPLRNVWVARNPPGFAFVEFEDARDAEDAVRGLDGRTICGRRARVELSSGKSGGRYRGPPPRSRGRPFHPDDRCYGCGDRGHYARDCTRQKRGGGSSRRRSRSRSRSRGRYRRSRSRSTKSRSRSRNRSRSRSPSVKRSRSRSHTNDKRSRTRTRSRSRSATKQNGDDHKD; this is encoded by the exons ATGTCAAGATATAATTTGGATTGTAAGGTTTACGTTGGGGATTTGGGTAATAATGCATCCAAACAAGAACTAGAAGATGCATTTGGGTACTATGGACCTCTTCGCAATGTTTGGGTTGCAAGGAATCCGCCTGGTTTTGCTTTCGTCGAATTTGAGGATGCTAGGGACGCCGAAGATGCAGTTAGAGGCTTAG ATGGCAGAACAATATGTGGCCGAAGAGCAAGGGTAGAACTTTCCAGTGGAAAGAGTGGTGGTAGGTATCGGGGGCCTCCACCTCGTTCTCGAGGTAGACCTTTTCATCCTGATGATCGGTGTTATGGATGCGGTGATCGAGGGCACTATGCAAGAGATTGTACAAGGCAAAAAAGAGGAGGTGGTAGCAGTAGACGTAG GTCTAGGTCCAGGTCAAGGAGCCGTGGCCGCTACAGGAGATCCCGCTCCCGAAGCACCAAGTCCAGAAGCAGGTCCAGGAACCGCTCCAGATCCCGTTCACCTTCGGTCAAGCGTAGTCGAAGTCGTTCTCACACCAACGACAAACGGTCAAGAACCAGGACGCGTTCTAGAAGTCGCTCAGCTACAAAGCAAAACGGCGACGATCATAAGGATTAA
- the LOC123314328 gene encoding ester hydrolase C11orf54 homolog isoform X2 has protein sequence MALNPTSLPVVHKKLDIIPLEEIQKVLTEGLPTNFKDVEVTVVDCPDLTKEPFTLAKPGLSGSTKLVEVGGPPYLLPTVQKDKVYDLRDIAKLSDAKNVFIIGAGAGPHPYAGRNCEGIFNLVLENGTVNQQTRIAKVTPVNENCSQEILPNTETRMALLGNLFLSEGKPGKVLKVHAKTRTGRKDFIASIRECLEKKFPDKLVGLGGTFLLKEGIAKQHVMRDFSTTPIKNEEELNKWLKFYNMSAPLIAVGTLVNGDGGLDLRVQHFHSFSNHGEAGHYHIDVTPETVEYLGYFSVGEEIYRIDAPEETHTFGRD, from the exons ATGGCCTTGAATCCAACATCTCTACCGGTGGTCCATAAAAAATTAGATATTATACctcttgaagaaattcaaaaag TTTTGACTGAAGGACTTCCAACTAACTTCAAAGATGTGGAGGTAACAGTAGTGGATTGCCCAGACCTAACAAAAGAGCCATTCACATTAGCCAAGCCTG GGTTGAGTGGAAGTACCAAATTGGTGGAAGTTGGTGGGCCTCCTTATCTTTTGCCAACTGTTCAAAAGGACAAAGTGTATGATTTGAGAGATATAGCAAAACTATCTGATGCAAAAAATGTGTTCATCATTGGAGCTGGGGCTGGACCACATCCTTATGCTGGAAGAAATTGCGAG GGTATATTCAACTTGGTCCTGGAAAATGGAACTGTCAATCAACAAACAAGGATAGCAAAGGTCACTCCGGTCAATGAAAATTGCTCACAAGAGATATTACCAAACACTGAAACAAGAATGGCCCTTTTAGGCAACTTATTTCTCTCAGAAGGTAAACCAGGAAAG GTTCTGAAAGTTCATGCAAAAACTAGAACAGGCAGAAAAGATTTCATAGCTAGCATACGAGAATGCCTTGAAAAGAAATTCCCTGATAAGCTGGTTGGACTAGGCGGAACTTTCCTATTGAAGGAGGGAATAGCCAAGCAGCATGTTATGAGGGATTTTTCAACTACTCCAATAAAGAACGAAGAAGAACTTAATAAGTGGCTCAAGTTCTACAACATGTCGGCTCCTCTTATTGCAGTCGGTACTTTGGTCAACGGAGATGGA GGTTTAGACTTGAGAGTTCAACATTTCCACAGCTTCAGCAACCATGGGGAAGCTGGACATTATCATATCGATGTTACTCCAGAAACTGTTGAGTATCTTGGATATTTCAGCGTGGGTGAAGAAATATACAGAATTGATGCTCCAGAAGAAACACACACATTTGGAAGAGattga
- the LOC123314328 gene encoding ester hydrolase C11orf54 homolog isoform X1 yields the protein MMLRNFEGMLFTGSVFFTLILQNMALNPTSLPVVHKKLDIIPLEEIQKVLTEGLPTNFKDVEVTVVDCPDLTKEPFTLAKPGLSGSTKLVEVGGPPYLLPTVQKDKVYDLRDIAKLSDAKNVFIIGAGAGPHPYAGRNCEGIFNLVLENGTVNQQTRIAKVTPVNENCSQEILPNTETRMALLGNLFLSEGKPGKVLKVHAKTRTGRKDFIASIRECLEKKFPDKLVGLGGTFLLKEGIAKQHVMRDFSTTPIKNEEELNKWLKFYNMSAPLIAVGTLVNGDGGLDLRVQHFHSFSNHGEAGHYHIDVTPETVEYLGYFSVGEEIYRIDAPEETHTFGRD from the exons ATGATGTTGAGAAATTTTGAAGGAATGCTTTTTACGGGTTCTGTATTTTTCACTTTG ATTCTTCAAAACATGGCCTTGAATCCAACATCTCTACCGGTGGTCCATAAAAAATTAGATATTATACctcttgaagaaattcaaaaag TTTTGACTGAAGGACTTCCAACTAACTTCAAAGATGTGGAGGTAACAGTAGTGGATTGCCCAGACCTAACAAAAGAGCCATTCACATTAGCCAAGCCTG GGTTGAGTGGAAGTACCAAATTGGTGGAAGTTGGTGGGCCTCCTTATCTTTTGCCAACTGTTCAAAAGGACAAAGTGTATGATTTGAGAGATATAGCAAAACTATCTGATGCAAAAAATGTGTTCATCATTGGAGCTGGGGCTGGACCACATCCTTATGCTGGAAGAAATTGCGAG GGTATATTCAACTTGGTCCTGGAAAATGGAACTGTCAATCAACAAACAAGGATAGCAAAGGTCACTCCGGTCAATGAAAATTGCTCACAAGAGATATTACCAAACACTGAAACAAGAATGGCCCTTTTAGGCAACTTATTTCTCTCAGAAGGTAAACCAGGAAAG GTTCTGAAAGTTCATGCAAAAACTAGAACAGGCAGAAAAGATTTCATAGCTAGCATACGAGAATGCCTTGAAAAGAAATTCCCTGATAAGCTGGTTGGACTAGGCGGAACTTTCCTATTGAAGGAGGGAATAGCCAAGCAGCATGTTATGAGGGATTTTTCAACTACTCCAATAAAGAACGAAGAAGAACTTAATAAGTGGCTCAAGTTCTACAACATGTCGGCTCCTCTTATTGCAGTCGGTACTTTGGTCAACGGAGATGGA GGTTTAGACTTGAGAGTTCAACATTTCCACAGCTTCAGCAACCATGGGGAAGCTGGACATTATCATATCGATGTTACTCCAGAAACTGTTGAGTATCTTGGATATTTCAGCGTGGGTGAAGAAATATACAGAATTGATGCTCCAGAAGAAACACACACATTTGGAAGAGattga
- the LOC123314146 gene encoding transcription initiation factor TFIID subunit 12-like, translating into MIRNDYYPNPQNFYFNRNMFQANNPPIQQNPYVQNFHSNSYMMPYPPYQPQYQTFRPSPLIYTGLEELGGLPGSTVTSVTPTTISTSTTTSTTTTSTTTPSPPPSTTSVTTTTTSQHPLSEVASHNAPNKTIVISFTKNQQRQPVRSYIQVALVRPSFHRNFNPINHQKPIVHPASSHHHHISTINSNIKASFRLKRPNINSPFMMQKQRSNAQLTNQPSSVIILTPQVRLVTKSPHRLPSSATVIKDHNSAINISPLKKTETAPALSRSGPDSSKEINQVIYPTRHTILNQSSSGFHPGNIKIEEGFTPILERSDTMIYNGSENDNSLENSLIHNSPSFELYTKGKKSKRTIKRSQPNYFKVRVKFARDLRDVSEDHDAEESSNREIYYLPPDNQKHAPLSSISQPSNIDIIPEESDLDEETAPDVVVTYDGKRVSGASLTAKLADSMRTLNTKSLRTSEFIRTRPQSVPFKGELPPLDDLKPPELYQRATLNRNLDVPFLHDAGSNGRSKPASTKLSLVQNDSRKRTDREFRRKRSPHHTPEHTRQQNEEKSKDSSTTLVPCSLVLLVVLVQALLFI; encoded by the coding sequence ATGATACGAAACGACTACTACCCGAACCCccaaaatttctatttcaatcGGAATATGTTCCAAGCAAACAATCCTCCCATTCAACAAAATCCCTACGTTCAAAACTTTCATTCGAACTCTTATATGATGCCGTACCCTCCCTACCAGCCTCAATACCAAACATTCAGACCAAGCCCTCTGATCTACACCGGATTAGAAGAGTTAGGTGGACTTCCGGGTTCAACTGTCACGTCTGTCACTCCTACAACCATTTCGACTTCCACGACAACCTCAACCACTACTACAAGCACAACGACTCCAAGTCCCCCCCCTTCGACCACTTCCGTTACTACTACAACTACCTCGCAACATCCCTTATCAGAAGTAGCCTCTCACAATGCTCCTAATAAAACCATCGTCATTTCCTTCACTAAAAACCAACAACGACAGCCTGTTAGAAGCTACATTCAGGTAGCTCTGGTAAGACCTTCATTCCATCGCAATTTTAACCCCATCAACCATCAGAAACCAATCGTTCACCCCGCTTCTTCACATCATCATCATATATCCACCATCAACTCAAACATTAAAGCATCATTTCGCCTTAAAAGACCTAACATAAATTCACCATTCATGATGCAGAAACAAAGATCGAATGCTCAACTAACCAATCAGCCATCCAGCGTTATCATTTTAACTCCACAGGTTAGACTTGTTACAAAATCACCACATAGATTACCATCATCGGCGACGGTCATTAAAGATCATAATTCTGCGATTAACATTTCTCCGCTCAAGAAGACTGAAACTGCTCCTGCATTGTCCCGTAGTGGACCGGACTCCTCGAAAGAAATAAACCAAGTAATCTACCCTACGAGACACACAATTCTAAACCAATCAAGTTCAGGTTTTCATCCAGGCAACATTAAAATAGAGGAGGGTTTCACTCCAATCTTGGAAAGGAGCGACACGATGATATATAATGGATCAGAAAACGATAACTCCTTGGAGAATTCGTTAATACATAACAGTCCATCATTCGAACTCTACACGAAAGGTAAAAAGTCTAAAAGAACGATTAAAAGATCGCAGCCGAATTACTTCAAGGTGAGGGTAAAATTTGCTAGAGATCTCAGGGATGTCAGTGAGGATCATGACGCGGAAGAATCATCGAATAGAGAAATTTACTATCTGCCACCGGACAATCAGAAACATGCGCCTCTAAGCAGTATAAGTCAACCCAGCAATATTGATATCATCCCTGAAGAGTCAGATCTGGATGAAGAGACCGCTCCTGACGTAGTTGTGACATACGATGGAAAAAGAGTGTCTGGAGCTAGCCTAACAGCCAAACTAGCTGACTCCATGCGAACCTTAAACACTAAATCGCTGAGAACATCCGAGTTCATCAGAACTAGACCACAATCCGTCCCTTTCAAAGGAGAACTACCCCCTCTGGACGACCTCAAACCGCCTGAATTGTACCAGAGGGCAACCCTGAATAGGAATTTGGACGTTCCATTCTTACATGACGCAGGTTCGAATGGTCGTTCCAAACCAGCTTCTACTAAGCTTTCTTTGGTCCAAAATGATTCTAGGAAGAGAACTGACAGGGAATtcagaagaaaaagaagtccACACCACACACCCGAACATACAAGGCAACAGAATGAGGAAAAGTCGAAAGATTCGAGTACCACATTAGTCCCATGTTCATTAGTATTATTAGTTGTTTTAGTTCAAGCATTGTTATTTATTTGA